One stretch of Leptospira mtsangambouensis DNA includes these proteins:
- a CDS encoding zinc-binding dehydrogenase codes for MKAVTILKYDESEPQLELREKEVPTPKENEVRIKIHLSPINPSDLMFIRGLYGFKKKAPVSAGFEASGIVDAVGSAIKTLKVGMNVSCVAPQNDGSWAEYMITTEDNCLPLVDGVSLDEGSSFFVNPMTAWAMVSKGSKEGHPAMIQTAAASALGKMVVRLCKERGIPLINVVRKKEQEDSLLEIGAENILNSTSPNYQKDLFKISKKLNATYAIDAVAGETAQSLVECMPYGSKVVCYGALSEKPFAVNSGIILFQNKKIEGFWLSSWIYEIGLEEFQKQAKEAQKYLKTVFQTKINKRFKFEEYKEGLEFYKQHMTEGKVVFGP; via the coding sequence ATGAAAGCAGTCACCATCCTCAAATACGACGAATCCGAACCTCAATTGGAACTCCGTGAAAAAGAAGTTCCAACACCGAAAGAGAACGAAGTCAGGATCAAAATCCATCTTTCTCCGATCAATCCTTCTGATCTAATGTTCATCCGTGGACTGTATGGATTCAAAAAAAAAGCTCCTGTCTCTGCAGGGTTTGAAGCCAGTGGAATCGTCGATGCCGTAGGCAGTGCCATCAAAACTTTAAAAGTAGGAATGAATGTGTCTTGTGTGGCTCCGCAAAATGATGGGTCCTGGGCAGAATATATGATCACTACAGAAGACAACTGTTTGCCGTTAGTGGATGGAGTGAGCCTTGACGAAGGGTCTAGTTTTTTTGTAAACCCTATGACTGCTTGGGCTATGGTTTCCAAAGGTTCCAAAGAAGGCCATCCTGCTATGATCCAAACGGCAGCTGCCAGTGCCTTGGGTAAAATGGTGGTTCGACTTTGTAAAGAACGTGGAATCCCTTTAATCAATGTTGTGCGAAAAAAAGAACAAGAAGATAGTCTTTTAGAAATTGGTGCAGAAAACATTTTAAACTCCACTTCTCCCAACTACCAAAAAGATTTATTCAAAATCTCTAAAAAACTAAATGCAACTTATGCGATTGATGCAGTGGCAGGGGAAACAGCGCAGTCCCTCGTAGAATGTATGCCATATGGATCAAAAGTAGTTTGTTATGGAGCTCTTTCCGAAAAACCATTTGCCGTAAATTCAGGGATTATCCTTTTTCAAAACAAAAAGATCGAAGGGTTTTGGTTGTCTTCCTGGATTTATGAAATTGGTTTAGAAGAATTTCAGAAACAAGCAAAAGAAGCACAAAAGTATTTAAAAACTGTTTTCCAAACCAAAATCAACAAACGATTTAAATTTGAAGAATACAAAGAAGGTTTGGAATTTTACAAACAACATATGACCGAAGGGAAGGTAGTATTTGGTCCGTAG